The DNA segment TTTCTAGGTAACTTAATTATGGTTCTCAGCCCCttggctgtccggactgacactgatcgtcggaacagtgaaatatatagAACTAATGCATATAGGGGTATTATAAaagattaaaataattataagaatttaaattatgatatttaagCACATATTCAAAGCCTAAATTTATCATATTAAATCAAGTTAGGCTTGTATTTATACTTTTATTAATACTTTTGAATTAAGACTAACATAGTATTTATCATAGTCATACTATTAAAATTAGAGTATATATGAAAAACTTTCAAATTAGGGCTTATATGGTCCTAATGATattcatattattaaaattatgatatataTGATAAACTTTTAAATTAAGGCTTGTATAGTACTCATGATACTATATTATCATAATTATAACATATGTCATAAACTCTTGAATTGGGCACACCATAATTATTAAATTAGGACATGTATAATACTTATGGTACTTATACTATTAGAATCAAATAATATATGCTAAACTTTCAAATTAGAGCATGTATAATACTTATGATACTTATCTTATTAGAATTGGGGCATATATgcttaaattttcaaattaagtCATCTATAGTGCTTATGATACTCGTACTATCAAAATTAGGGTTATAAATGAGTCAAAATTCCTATGAGTTGTTTGAGCCTTAGCTCATTTTCTAAATAAACTAAGTTCAAGCTACCAATGCTAGGCTCATTAAGGCTTGCGAGTTAGGTCGTTATATAGGCTTATAGGTCAATTTGTTGAATAGGCTTGTAAGTAAACTCATTGAACATGCTTATAAAATACTTATGATTATATAgtatatttgatttaaattataatGATACATTAATAAGATAATTAAGGTTTACATAGTACTTTACGAGCATATAATTAAGTCTTATATAGTATTTTAAAAGTATTATatttgatttaaaaaataataataattgataaGATAATTAAGAATTACATATTACTTGACAAGTGTGTAATTAAGTCTTATGTAATATTTTAAAAGTATATAACATATCTAATGTAAAAAATAATGAGTATATATAACACCTAATGACACATTGCCAACATTAATAAGACTTACAATATGAGTATCTATAATTATAtagtatattattaaaaatataatgatATATGTATAAGATAAATAATCTATGAGTATAAAAGATATGATTTAACACGTAATGACACATTGTTAAGATTAATTAAGATGGCTTACTTTGTGAGTATGTATAAGTATATGGTATATTCAATGAAAAGCACCATATACTTATACATATTCACAAAGTAAGACATTaagatttataatatattttatgagtatgtaataaataaaaaatatatatttgaaattaaaaatttaattaaatgctaTAATAACATATTGTTAAATtacattaaatattatataattaaaaattgtatatttaaaaatttaaaataaaagaataaaaattttGATCAAGCGCTATAGCGTATAGTTAAAAatactttaaaaaaattataaataaaaaaatgtatatttaaaattaaaaataaaataattaaaattttaattaaagaatatAACATAGagttaaaaaaatttagaaaattataaataaaaaatatacattaaaaaattaaataaatattataataaataaaataaaagaattcgAAAAGTCAAGTGGAAACGATTTGTTTCTAAAGTTCAATTCTAAAGTTTCACATTTGCTTTATTCAACCCATAATGTACATATTCAATCCATAATGTACATATTCAATAGAATTCAATACCTCTAAGATTGAAACGACTTGTTTTGAAATTAAGTTAACAAAATATAGTAATTTTTTGTTTGATTTACAATTGCCCCTGTCACATGATTaattattttgatgatgaaattaaTTCAATGcgcaattaaaattattgattgGTTAATTATTTGCTTTCCGATTgagtaacaaagattaaaaaaaacaatcacttattaagaaaaataatataagattttaattaaaaaaattacatcAATATTAATATGCCCTTACGTAACACTTATTAGTATTACGAGATTAAAAAAAATGAACTTTGTGAGGCATATCAAGCAAAGGCACGATAATGACATCTAATAAattcaaattatatatttttattataataggcATTTCAAACTCTttaaattaaacatttttttagtattattcttaattataaaagagaaaaaggGAGATAAAGCTTTTCTTCTAATTTTATGTAGCATACAAGTTTTATTTCTATACtcatgaaaaataaatttttttttattgaaatttatattttgtattgTGACTTGCAATActtttaatgaataaaataaaatttgaaatttaatatttgaatattattttataaaaatttatataagggAAATATTAtaaaagtataaaattttaagttataaaattatacaaatattTTCATTGATTTATATTTAATGTGAATTAACTTTATTTATCGAGCATCGCTTGACAAATaacactttatttatttatttatttttttatagaaaaaggaatttttttttattattataacgaAAAGAATGAATTATAAGGGTAGCACATATACACTAGGTATACTAATAATTTCTCGAAACAAAAAAAAAGGAAGCCGTAAGCAGCACGCTTGACGAATGACGCGCTTTCAGCGTTGCTGGATTTCCTAAAACCCCTTGCCCTTGACCTCCATTTTCAACaatcccatctctctctctctctctttctctccatcTGTCTCTTAACCCTTTTACAGCCGCAGTTCTGAGCTTCTCTCCTCActgatttcttcaaatttttgggCGGATTTCAATTAAATCGACTGCTACAGCGTTGCCGCGGCGTAAAGAGGACTTCAAGAGTCTGATTCTTGACTGAATGGCTTCAATGGAATCTTCTTTTTGGTGCTACAGATGCAGCCGTTTCATCAGGGTCAGGGTTCGGGCAACCCATGATTCGATCCTTTGCCCCGAATGTGGCGGCGGTTTCGTCGAGGATATTGGAACCCCTTCTCGTTCCCCACTCCACCATCGATTCCCTGCCGCCGCAATTTACCCGTTTAATCCGGATCACATCACCACACCAAGCTTGCGCCGCAACCGTCGGAGTGGCGGAGATCGCTCCCCTTTCAATCCAGTCATCGTTCTCCGAGGTCCTGCAGATGGCGGTGGCGCAAATGACGGAGCTTCCGGGGACTTCGAGCTATACTATGACGATGGTGTTGGGTCTGGACTCCGTCCTCTACCGGAGAGCATGTCGGAGTTCTTGATGGAATCGGGATTTGACCGGCTTCTTGTTCAGTTGACTCAATTGGAAATCAACGGCGTTGGTCGATTTGAGCATCCACCAGCTTCAAAAGCTGCAATCGAGTCAATGCCTGTGATCAAAATCCTCTCCAGCCACGTCTCTATGGAATCTCACTGTGCAGTTTGTAAAGAGCCATTTGAACTTAACACGGAGGCGCGCGAGATGCCATGTAAGCACATTTATCACTATGATTGCATCCTCCCGTGGTTATCTCTTCGCAATTCTTGCCCAGTTTGTCGGCATGAGCTACCGACAGACTTGCGTGGAAATGGCAGTGGGAGTGGCAGGAGTTCACCAGAGTCAGGTGAGGAGACCGTGGGCTTAACGATATGGAGACTGCCTGGTGGCGGCTTTGCGGTAGGGAGATTTACTGGGGGAAGGAGAGCGGCAGAGAGGGAGCTTCCTGTTGTGTTTACGGAGATGGATGGTGGGTTCAACGCTCCAACTGTACCTAGGATGATTTCATGGGCACCCAGTGGGAGAAGATCAAGAGAGGGCAGTGGGTTGGGCCGTGCATTTCGcaatttcttttccttcttcGGAAGGATAGGAAGGCGTGCTAGGGATGAATCTGGTTTAGCTCGAAGAAGTAGATCAAATACAATGTTGGCTAGGTCCTCAAGGAGAGAAAACTCGCCTTGGTTTATGCAAGATAATAGATGGTGAATTGAATTGTCTGTAGTTGCTTATCTAATTATTGATATCATCAATTATTGCAGTTATTCATTCCTCATAAGAAAAGGGAATATATGTACATTGTACAATTCTTTTTACTGTAAATAACAACAATCAAAGAAGATATGAGGGATTGTCCGGTTTAAATTCTTTCAAGGAGAGAAATTTGGAATTGGTAGGAGATTAGTTATCATTCGTGAGGAAGGTGGAGAATAAGAAGAAGATGACGAAGAAAGCTGTGCAGTTAGAGTGGGCCTTTAGAAGTTACTGAGGTACTAATCCTTTTGTGTAATTGTGCCTTTTATAATTTAAGGCCTTGTAAGTGTTTCACTAACTGTTTTTCGAACAATGGTTAATGCACCTCACcttatttatttgtaattttgttgttgtaATATTAGTATGTTTATTTGtactttatgaaaaaaaaaaaaaaaaagaaaacaaactgAGTTATCAATCATGtgtgatattttttttttgagaagTAATCATGTGTAACGTTGCAATCTGTCTTACTGACATTTAGTTTCTGTTGGACTTATTCAGCTGAAATGCCATCTTCAAACTGGGGTTATATCCGTCCAAGTTCCTTGGACCATGTGATTGGTTCTGAGAATTGTAATTTTTATCCAATAATTCATTATAGAACAAAAGCTTATAGTTGGGAGTAGGACCAATGTTTGTTGCTTAAACATTGTGTTTGTGGATGTCATTTCAACATGGTAGAACAACATTTTTATTGTCATGAACATTGTGATTTAAAATCAAAAAATTATTTCAATTGGCAGTCAGGGAGATGCTAAGCAATGCACTCTTTTAACATGTTTTGCTGCATCACTTGGAGTCATGTTATCCTGTAAGATCATTATAAACAACAAATGTATATTAGGTTATAATGAATCACTTAGTTTTATATCAATTTTCGTGATTTGTTTCTGTCCACAATATTTCTCGTTCATAGTGTAATTTCTACTTGTTTCAGTTTCCTGATCCATTTGACAGTTTGAGCATGTATTTTTCTAAAACTTTCTGCTATGGAAAAATAGTTTGATAACTGAGAGGTTAGGATTTTGAGGTATCAATCTGGTAAATTCTTCAAGCTAAATAAGCGCCTGAACTGTGAAAGCTGAGGAGTGGTTTCAATATTGTGGGTTTCTTTTGCTGCAGGTTTGGATTTTTATTTTCAACCCAGAAGAGAACATTTGTGGTTTTTTTCCATTGAAAATTTGCAGGGAAATGGAATTAATAATCGATCTATAACTGCTGAAGCACCCTGTTGTGATACTATgtggtatgtgtgtgtgtgtgttgtttAAACTTTGTCATGCGTAGTTTGTGCATGTGGGTTGGCTATTGTCTTATTCTACAATTTTTAGTTACCATTTCACATCAACCTTCTAAAAATTTTGTACAATGTCGGTGGTGAACATTGATTCATGCATGTATAAATCAAACAAGTTACTTGAGTCTAGAAGTTAATGAATTCTGGTATCTTCCCCTTGGGCATTTTTCTTTTCCTGAAAGGGATGGCATTCTGTTTCATTTAACCATATTTTTGTTATAGAATTTACTGCTAAGTTGAATAATGATGTCACATGTCAATCAGTATATTTGAAGTATGACTCATTAACATGTAAAAACTTTTTTGTCTGCATCATTCTCATATATAAATTCCTAATATTATCCAAGAATAGTACTAATATTTAGGTATTAGTATATTGTTTTATCTGGTAAATTAAGTTTTTTGGGATTCCTAATCCTAGTAGGaataaaaattttgagaattagtaTCTATAGAGAATTTGCTTCTCTTGATCCTTTTTGGTTTTCTTCTTGTTGCACATCAACGTGTACATTATGATATGGTAAAAAAAATTCTCAAGTCGCACTCAGCTTTCAGTCTAGAATTGTGCTTACTTCATGTGGGCATGCTTACTGCTAAAATCACATTATTATATCCCTAGCAGCCGCTATCTACATGGATAAGCAACTGGTGATGGCTTTGCTCCACACTTGGATTCTCATTGTATTTGAATATTATGTGAACATAGTGTCAGCATAAAAATTTGTGGAGAAGTGGTAAATTTTTAACCATTTGTATACATGCATATTAAATGTTATCTGATTCTAgctttcagtttttttttttttcaactttggCTTATGTGAAATATATACAAGTTATTAAGTTTTCTTTAATACAGTATATTTTGCAGAAAAGCTCGTTACATCAGTTGGAGAGCATTGTAGGGCACCAAGACATATTGGTGGCATTTACTGTGATTATGTGCTCTTGGTATAGGATTAGCAATTTGATTTTTTCTTGCATTGTATATATCAGTATTATGGATTATGAATGCaagttattttatttaaaagTTTATGTTTTCCCTTGTTGTTCTTTATATTGGCTGTGTTTTAGAATTGAATCAGGTGGCATTGGTGGAAGTTAAATTTGCTAATGAAAATAAGATCATCGAGGACGCAGATCTGCAGTTACAATGGCAGACACTCTGAGTCTTGATGGCGTATATACTGTACGGCGTCATGAGGATATCTCAATGGATTCATGAAAACTTAGAAGGCCAGAGTATGACAAGCAATGAGCTTTCTGTGCGATGGGAAACGACCCTCTGTCTTCATCTTGATGCTTGATCTTCATCCTGTGTGGCTAGAAATCAAGGCATCGAATACAAATCAGTTGTGATTGCCATGTAGCCCCTGTGCGATACTGATTCGTGGAGCAAGTACACTAGTTCATTTTATTCAGATCCATGGAGTGCAAATAAGTTTCACATGGGGGTTTCTTCTCATTTAGGTGGTTTTGGTTTTTACAGCTAGGCTAGCCAGTTTAATGGGGCTCGCCAATTCAAACAATCCTGGTGTGTTCATATCCTGTactgtagtgtagaggaagattaAACAGGACATAACTAAAATTACCTGGAATTTGTGGTACTTGTGTTTTTGGTATGCTGTAAATGGCATGCTGCTCGAAAGTTGAAGAAACTTGTCATATTCTTTTCTTGTCGTTTGTGTGGCAGCATCAGGATTTTTGGACGTGGTCATAAAACCTTAAAAGTCTGCGATTCTTAGATATGCGTTAAGGTTTTCAAGAGCGAAGAGAGGTGCCCTTGATGTGATTGTGGTAAACGAAATAGGGGTTGCAAAAGCTAAACATGGCTTCATTGGTTCAGGGAAGGTATGGGACCAACCTTATCCATTCAACCACATGAATCCTGAGCTCTGACGTGGCCTTATCCAATTGGTAACAACTAAATCCATACGCCATAACCAGATGCAAGCTATGCCATCAAACTTCTGTCggctttttttttatctttaatacGATTCCATTTCTGTAGCCAATTTAAGTAATTTGTCTTGAATTTGGAGTGGAAAATCTTCAAGTGGGCATAGATGGCAACGTTAGCTCATCTGCAGAGTTTTGCTGGAAATTCACCCAAGAAATGTGCAGTTCCAGGCTCTTGCATTTGTGCTCTACCAAGGCCTGCAGGTTCAACAGTTGTATCGTGTAACTGGGGCCACAAGAAGAAGAGATCGTTGACGGTTGTTGCAGCAGTTGGAGATGTATCCGCTGATGGCACAACCTATCTTATTGCAGGTGCAGCTGCTGTAGCTCTACTTGGAACCGCCTTCCCCATCGTTTTCTCCCGCAAGGACCTGTAATTTCACTCTCATTTTTTCTAATTCCTGGTTAATAATCCTTGCAAATTGCAAAGCTAACTAAATGTTTTGTTTGAATTGGCTTTTGTTCTTCTTAGCTCTGTTTCTTTGATTCTAagcagtgttttttttttttcattctgaATTGCTCATCGCAGGTGTCCTGAGTGTGATGGAGCAGGTTTCATTAGGAAGTCAGGAGCAGCTTTGAGGGCTAATGCTGCTCGGAAAGACCAGGCTCAGATCGTTTGTCCTCGTTGCAATGGTCTTGGCAAACTAAATCAAATTGACAAAAAAGCTCAGTAATAGTACTGGGATCCTCTCAAGTTTGCTATTAACATGATGGGTCTTGGTCATTGAATTCAAATTGAATTACTATTAGAATCTTATCACATAAAATAATCATGCCCCcttgtaaaattttaattgtgaaTTCATTTGTCTATCATGAGACCTATCATGTGGCACGACACATGAAAGGATCCGAATAAAATAAACTCCAATATTGTGATATGTAATTTTAATCTTTGTTTAGTCTCTCATTCTCTCTTGTGTCCTTGCCTTTATTAACATTATCATCACAAGCGCGTAAAATGCATGTTGTTTGAGGGTgttcttttgatttcattacTAGACCATAATGATTGGATCAAAGGAGGGCCATTCCGGGATTTAGCAATACAATTTGCTATAAATAGTAGGATCGGGGTCAATATTGTTGATTCAAAATCCGCCCGGAAAAACAGCAAATTACACTGACAAGTGTGAAATTACACAAGAAAGTAGCCTTTTGTGTCTCATGCCTCTTCAATCGCTGCAGTTCCAACATTTTGCCTTTCTCTCGCTTTGATTTCTCCAAAACTTATTTCAAACGGTAATGAAATCCGAGAGACGAAGCAAGCTGTTCCTTCCCTTGTGATTTTTCTAGTTTTGTTTTTATAGTGAGTATTAAGGCAAAAAGAATGACGCGAGATGAGGATCTGCTGGGTCGTGACCGTGGTGATGAATTCCAAACCGACGATGAAGAAAACCTGGCAGAAAGGGCTTGTGAAAATCATTACGATACAGAATCCGATGACTCTTCTCCTACGCACATCTCAAATCATAGTATTGAGTCTGCTACTCCTACGTGGCCTCAGAGTTACAGGTATCCTCATAAATGTTAGTACCCTTTTTTCCCTTCTTTTTTAGGTACCTTTAATTAAGCTCTTATCTAGGAATCTGGAGAGATTTGGGTTTTATAAGCATGGAAAGTTCTTAACTACATCCCTATGTATATATTTTTTCATAAACCCAATCAATCTGAATTCAAGAAACGATATATTGTAATAGGATCGTAAAAATGATATGTCAATTATTAATTGAATAGGTATACGCATCCTGGTGTATATAAATTCTTATAATTCATAATCTTGCAATGTAGTATCAGCAAAAAATGTTTCCTTATCAATCGTATTATGTTAGTGGAATACACGCATTAACTCAAGGGTTATGCTCACGTTATTGATCAAGGTTTGAAATTTTCGAAATAAACTACTTCCAGATTTTTGGTTCTTGCATTGGAATATCTTTCTTTAATCAGATTGAAAATATGCTTGATTCTCTTCAAAGAGCAAgtaaatgacctataaaatcatTAATAGATTCTTTTGACTAGTTGGGACAAGTCCAATTGTTAACTCAATCAATGCAATTACctcatttttttatgaaaatgtgCAGGAGGTCGATAGACATGCTCACTACTCAAATTAGCTTCATGAAAGGGACTGGAGGTGGGGGAGGCATAACCAGTTCCTTAACTTCAGTTTGCAAGATAGGCCAAAGTTCTGAGTTTGCTTCTTCCCTAAGTAAACCTCTCATCTCGCAACAAAGTTTAGACAAAGAAGAAGTTCCTACCTCTACACTTCCACTTAAGTTAAGTGGATCGTTTCCCTCAAGATTTTCCATTGATGAAT comes from the Hevea brasiliensis isolate MT/VB/25A 57/8 chromosome 5, ASM3005281v1, whole genome shotgun sequence genome and includes:
- the LOC110647760 gene encoding E3 ubiquitin-protein ligase RDUF2 — translated: MASMESSFWCYRCSRFIRVRVRATHDSILCPECGGGFVEDIGTPSRSPLHHRFPAAAIYPFNPDHITTPSLRRNRRSGGDRSPFNPVIVLRGPADGGGANDGASGDFELYYDDGVGSGLRPLPESMSEFLMESGFDRLLVQLTQLEINGVGRFEHPPASKAAIESMPVIKILSSHVSMESHCAVCKEPFELNTEAREMPCKHIYHYDCILPWLSLRNSCPVCRHELPTDLRGNGSGSGRSSPESGEETVGLTIWRLPGGGFAVGRFTGGRRAAERELPVVFTEMDGGFNAPTVPRMISWAPSGRRSREGSGLGRAFRNFFSFFGRIGRRARDESGLARRSRSNTMLARSSRRENSPWFMQDNRW
- the LOC110647770 gene encoding uncharacterized protein LOC110647770, coding for MATLAHLQSFAGNSPKKCAVPGSCICALPRPAGSTVVSCNWGHKKKRSLTVVAAVGDVSADGTTYLIAGAAAVALLGTAFPIVFSRKDLCPECDGAGFIRKSGAALRANAARKDQAQIVCPRCNGLGKLNQIDKKAQ